The nucleotide sequence GTGGTAAAAGATTTATTGAAACCAAAAGGAACAGCTTTGATCCATGGAATCAGCCGACAACAAGGCGGTGCGACAAATGCTTGGATCAATAAATATATTTTCCCTGGCGGTTATGTCCCTGGTGTTACTGAATTAGTTGATAATATTACAAAAAACGATTTGCAACTGATTGATTTGGAAAGCTTACGTCGTGACTACCAATTGACATTAGAACATTGGACAAAGAATTTTCATCAAGTCCAAGATCAAGTCACGAAAGAAATGGGTGATTCCTTCTATCGAATGTGGGATCTATATTTACAAGCTTGTGCAGCTTCATTTGAATCAAGTAATATCGATGTGATTCAATATTTGCTTGTTCAACCTGGAAACAATGACATCCCAATGCATCGTGCATAATTGAGGCAAAAGTACTGTTTAAAGACTATTTAAAAAGAAGCTAAGTTTTATGATGCTCCAGAAGTGAACTTTTTTGTCTAACTTCTAGGATTGTCTCTAAAGCTTAGTTTCTTTTTCTTTATATTTTCATAATAAAAGTTTGGTTCTTTAATTTTTAAACATGACAGAAAATTTTTTCTTCGTTATACTTGTAATAGAATACTATTTTATAACAAAGGGGATCGAATCAATGAAAAAAACTGTTATTTATACTAGTTTATTTGCAGCTTTGTTTTTAGCTGCTTGTCAATCAAATACCAATCAAGGCACATCTGGGAATACGTCTTCCAGTAGCGAACAGCGCTCTTCACAGGTATCGGACTCCTCAACAAAAGCAAGCACATCTTCGTCTAGCCAGACAAAAAGTTCTAGTGAAGCAAGTACTCAGTCAGATATCAAAGTGTCTGCAGCTCGTGCGATCGAATTGTTCCAAGATAAATACCCAGATACTGCAATTACTAGTTTGGAATTAGATAGTGATTGGGGATCTTACTTCTACAAGATAGAAGGTGTCGATGATCAAAAAGAATACGAAGCAAGAATTGATGCTCAAAATGAAAAAATGGAGACAGAGAATCCAGAAACTCTAGATCGAGATGAACAAAATGGTCAAAAGAAAAAAGAAGATGGTCTGGATGTTGATAAATTGATCACGATTGAGGAAGCAGCAAAAATCGCCGTCGACAAAGTAGGAAGCGGTACGGCAACAGATTGGGATTTGGATAAAGATTTAGGTACTACTTATTGGGAAGTCAAAGTAAAAGACGGCAATCAAAGTACATCAGTCAAGATCAATAGCCAAACAGGCGAAGTACTGTCAACTGAACAAGATGATTAAGAATTTCTTCGGAAAACAAGAGTTGATTTTTCTTTTAGTCATGATACACTAGACAAAATAACTTGTTTGAAGGAGCGATTTACTTGAGTTTAGAAACGACCTTTGCCAATCATATCTTTGCCAATCCTTTGATGAATGCATCTGGTGTCCACTGCATGACTACCCAGGAATTAGATGAACTGGCTCATTCAGAAGCAGGAGCATTTATCACTAAGAGCTGTACGATCAATGAACGAAAAGGAAATCCCGAACCACGCTATTTTGATGTTCCTTTAGGGAGTATCAATTCTATGGGACTTCCAAACTTAGGTTTTTCTTATTATCTAGAGTATGCTCTTGCGTATGAAAAAGTGCAGGAAAACCAAAATCAACCGTTATTTTTTTCCATTGCCGGGATGAGTGTCCAGGAAAACTTGGAAATGCTTGAGAAAATAGAAAAAAGTGGGTTTAATGGGATCACTGAATTAAATTTATCTTGTCCCAATGTGCCTGGAAAACCACAACTAGCTTACGATTTTGAGGCCACTTATGAAACACTGAAAGAAGTATTCAGCATCTTTTCTAAGCCGCTAGGAATCAAATTGCCTCCTTATTTTGATTTTGCTCATTTTGATCAGATGGCTGATATCTTGAATCAGTTTCCATTGACCTATGTCAATGCTATCAACAGTGTGGGCAATGGTTTGTATATCGATACAGAACAAGAAGCAGTAGTCATCAAACCAAAAGAAGGGTTCGGCGGCATTGGCGGAGAGTATATCAAGCCGACTGCTTTGGCGAATGTTCGCGCTTTTTATACACGTTTGAAACCAGAAATCCAAATCATTGGTACAGGTGGGATTCGGACAGGACAAGATGCATTTGAACATCTGCTATGTGGCGCAAGCATGTTACAGATTGGTACAGAGCTTCATAAAGAAGGGCCGGAAATTTTTTCTAGAATCATAAAAGAATTAACGCAGATTATGTCAGAAAAAGGATATACGTCAATTGACGAATTTAAAGGCAAATTACGCACCATTTCATAGCAAAGAGACGAAGGTCATGATTGATCTTCGTCTTTTTTTATAAAAAACACTCGTCTGTTCATTCCTGTGCAAGCGTACTCATTGTATGTTAGACGAACTTGTGGGAAAATAACAGAGGCAAAAAGGAGGATAATATGAATGATGCAACAGAATTAGCAAAAGAGCTTAAAGAAAAAGAATTTAGTTTTCAAGAACTAGTTACGGATATACAGAAAAAAATAAAGAAGCAAAATCATGAATTGAATGCGTTTGTCGCGCTTGAACCATTCGAGAGTAATTCCCACGAGCTATTGATTCCCCAGTCAGAAAAAGGGCCATTGGCTGGTATCCCATTTCCTTTAAAAATGCTCGGTCAAGAAAAAAAGGGATGGCTAGCTACTTCAGGATCTCGTTTATTTGAAACACACCGAGCTTCTCATACATCTAATTATGTGCGGCAAGCAGAAGCGATAGGTCTAGTTCCT is from Enterococcus faecium and encodes:
- a CDS encoding dihydroorotate oxidase; the encoded protein is MSLETTFANHIFANPLMNASGVHCMTTQELDELAHSEAGAFITKSCTINERKGNPEPRYFDVPLGSINSMGLPNLGFSYYLEYALAYEKVQENQNQPLFFSIAGMSVQENLEMLEKIEKSGFNGITELNLSCPNVPGKPQLAYDFEATYETLKEVFSIFSKPLGIKLPPYFDFAHFDQMADILNQFPLTYVNAINSVGNGLYIDTEQEAVVIKPKEGFGGIGGEYIKPTALANVRAFYTRLKPEIQIIGTGGIRTGQDAFEHLLCGASMLQIGTELHKEGPEIFSRIIKELTQIMSEKGYTSIDEFKGKLRTIS
- a CDS encoding PepSY domain-containing protein, giving the protein MKKTVIYTSLFAALFLAACQSNTNQGTSGNTSSSSEQRSSQVSDSSTKASTSSSSQTKSSSEASTQSDIKVSAARAIELFQDKYPDTAITSLELDSDWGSYFYKIEGVDDQKEYEARIDAQNEKMETENPETLDRDEQNGQKKKEDGLDVDKLITIEEAAKIAVDKVGSGTATDWDLDKDLGTTYWEVKVKDGNQSTSVKINSQTGEVLSTEQDD